The Brassica oleracea var. oleracea cultivar TO1000 chromosome C6, BOL, whole genome shotgun sequence genome includes a region encoding these proteins:
- the LOC106298192 gene encoding gibberellin 3-beta-dioxygenase 2-like, with amino-acid sequence MNGMRRKTAGKTRNEIKNMSKEDISNDPMWLKCEIRLKGKGIARKEQILKLLEEENALMRKFEPVFQSYVLKFVLGYNRFLQSTLMTILYQNNTAGLQVFRDDVGWITVPPVPGSLVVNVGDLLHILTNGIFRSVLHRARVNHLRSRFSMAYLWGPPSDQMISPLPKLVNPLQSPLYPSLTWKQYLATKAIHFNQSLSFIRNCLSLDQIS; translated from the exons ATGAACGGGATGAGGCGTAAGACAGCAGGGAAAACGAGGAATGAGATAAAGAACATGTCAAAGGAAGATATCTCTAACGATCCTATG TGGCTCAAATGTGAGATTAGACTCAAAGGAAAAGGAATCGCAAGAAAGGAACAAATACTTAAGCTGCTAGAAGAGGAAAATGCTCTTATGAGAA AATTTGAACCTGTGTTTCAA TCTTATGTTCTGAAATTTGTACTTGGGTACAATCGGTTTCTACAATCTACTCTCATGACCATACTGTACCAGAACAACACCGCTGGCCTACAGGTTTTCAGGGATGACGTGGGCTGGATCACCGTGCCACCTGTCCCTGGCTCACTAGTGGTGAACGTGGGCGACTTACTGCACATATTGACGAACGGAATATTCCGGAGCGTTCTTCACCGAGCTAGGGTTAACCACCTCCGATCTCGCTTCTCCATGGCTTACCTGTGGGGTCCACCTTCTGATCAAATGATCTCTCCGCTTCCCAAACTGGTTAATCCTCTGCAGTCTCCTCTTTACCCATCTCTCACTTGGAAACAGTACCTTGCAACCAAAGCTATCCATTTTAATCAGTCTCTTTCCTTTATTAGAAACTGTCTGTCTTTAGACCAAATCTCTTGA
- the LOC106298193 gene encoding uncharacterized protein LOC106298193, which yields MPKERPVPSNMTRVSPYPLRSSRTQREIQPESPIQTQGPGEWEDIKCVICMEPPHNAVLLKCSSFSKGCCTYMCDTSGRHSNCFKQYCRKNRSRSTKAIRCPNCRGEVKETIKVSAARRYLNAKPRCCAFDGCTFSGTYTQIEKHLKADHPRYSRPLVDPVRERAWDEMQRAAEYTEIMTAAGLPHNTPVHHQLPRHPVIQISVNGVVRNYFFAALTHMPTRVDTQAMGIVPSWTPS from the coding sequence ATGCCCAAGGAGAGACCAGTGCCAAGCAACATGACAAGAGTGTCACCATACCCGCTTCGCTCTTCAAGGACTCAAAGAGAGATCCAACCTGAGTCGCCTATCCAGACTCAAGGCCCAGGCGAGTGGGAGGACATCAAGTGTGTAATCTGCATGGAACCTCCACACAATGCCGTCCTCTTGAAGTGCTCTTCTTTCTCCAAGGGGTGCTGTACTTACATGTGCGACACCAGTGGTCGTCACTCCAATTGTTTCAAGCAGTACTGCAGAAAAAACAGGAGCCGCTCAACCAAGGCCATACGCTGTCCTAACTGCAGAGGAGAGGTTAAAGAGACGATCAAGGTGTCGGCTGCAAGGAGATATTTGAATGCTAAACCGAGGTGCTGCGCTTTTGACGGCTGCACCTTCTCGGGGACTTACACTCAGATAGAGAAGCACTTGAAAGCTGATCATCCCCGTTACAGCAGACCCTTGGTCGACCCAGTGAGAGAGCGGGCGTGGGATGAGATGCAGAGAGCTGCTGAGTACACTGAAATCATGACTGCAGCGGGTCTTCCGCATAATACCCCCGTGCATCATCAGCTTCCTCGTCATCCGGTGATTCAGATCAGCGTGAATGGAGTAGTGCGGAACTATTTCTTTGCTGCTTTGACTCACATGCCAACAAGAGTGGATACTCAAGCGATGGGCATAGTTCCCAGTTGGACTCCCTCCTGA
- the LOC106299215 gene encoding uncharacterized protein LOC106299215, translated as MYQEVVLLLTLLCVSSSVVISGPISDGLLPNGNFEKGPKPSQLKGSVIKGRTAVPNWEITGFVEYIKAGQKQDDMVLVVPEGSSAVRLGNEASISQKISVRSGRLYSITFSAARTCAQDERLNISVTHESGVIPIQTMYGSDGWDSYSWAFKAGGSEIEIRIHNPGREEHPACGPLIDAIGIKALFPPRFSGNNLIKNGNFEEGPYVFAKAKWGVLIPPFIEDDNSPLPGWKIESLKAVKYVDKAHFFVPEGHRAIELVGGKESAVSQIVRTSSLNKFYALGFNVGDARDACEGPMAVEAFAGGRKILVEYASKGKGGFKQGRLVFKAVSARTRVTFLSTFYHMKNDHSGSLCGPVIDDVRLVAVRTLGG; from the exons ATGTACCAAGAAGTCGTACTTCTCTTAACTCTACTATGCGTTTCTTCCAGTGTTGTCATATCGGGCCCGATCAGTGATG GTTTATTACCAAACGGTAATTTCGAGAAGGGTCCGAAGCCATCCCAACTGAAAGGATCCGTTATTAAGGGACGAACCGCCGTGCCTAACTGGGAAATAACCGGTTTCGTGGAGTACATTAAAGCTGGTCAGAAACAAGACGACATGGTCCTGGTCGTACCGGAAGGCTCCTCCGCCGTAAGATTAGGCAACGAGGCCTCCATCTCCCAAAAAATCTCAGTCCGCTCAGGCCGTCTGTACTCGATTACGTTCAGCGCCGCTCGAACATGCGCTCAGGACGAGCGGCTCAACATCTCCGTCACTCATGAGTCCGGTGTCATTCCTATCCAGACCATGTACGGCAGCGATGGTTGGGACTCCTACTCATGGGCTTTTAAAGCTGGTGGATCCGAAATAGAGATCAGGATCCATAATCCGGGTCGTGAGGAGCACCCGGCTTGTGGACCATTGATCGACGCCATCGGTATCAAGGCTTTGTTCCCTCCCAGGTTCTCCGGAA ATAATTTGATAAAGAACGGAAATTTCGAAGAAGGACCTTACGTGTTCGCCAAGGCAAAATGGGGAGTACTGATACCACCTTTCATCGAGGACGATAACAGCCCGTTGCCTGGTTGGAAGATCGAGTCTCTTAAGGCCGTTAAGTACGTGGACAAGGCTCATTTCTTCGTCCCTGAGGGACACCGAGCCATAGAGCTAGTTGGAGGCAAAGAGAGTGCCGTTTCTCAGATAGTGAGGACGTCGTCACTCAACAAATTCTACGCCCTCGGTTTCAACGTAGGAGACGCAAGAGACGCTTGCGAGGGACCAATGGCAGTGGAGGCGTTCGCTGGAGGGAGGAAGATCCTGGTGGAGTACGCGTCTAAGGGTAAAGGCGGGTTTAAACAAGGGAGGCTTGTGTTCAAGGCTGTGTCTGCGAGGACTCGTGTCACTTTTCTCAGCACGTTTTACCATATGAAGAATGATCACTCTGGCTCGCTATGTGGTCCGGTTATAGATGACGTCAGGCTAGTGGCGGTTAGGACACTTGGAGGATGA
- the LOC106300042 gene encoding ADP,ATP carrier protein 1, chloroplastic — translation MATVIQTRGLLSLPAKPIGVRSLLQPSHGLKHRLFASKRRNPPALSLSSNGHQKFQSLEPTLPGISISHKARSTEFICKAEAASAGEGDTAAISASPKIFGVEVTTLKKIIPLGLMFFCILFNYTILRDTKDVLVVTAKGSSAEIIPFLKTWVNLPMAIGFMLLYTKLSNVLSKKALFYTVIIPFILYFGAFGFVMYPLSNYIHPEALADKLLATLGPRFMGPLAILRIWSFCLFYVMAELWGSVVISVLFWGFANQITTVDEAKKFYPLFGLGANVALIFSGRTVKYFSNLRKNLGPGVDGWAVSLKAMMSIVVGMGLAICFLYWWVNTYVPLPARSQKKKNKPKMGTMESLKFLVSSPYIRDLATLVVAYGISINLVEVTWKSKLKAEFPSPNEYSAFMGDFSTCTGIATFTMMLLSQYVFDKYGWGVAAKITPTVLLLTGVAFFSLILFGGPFAPLVAKLGMTPLLAAVYVGALQNIFSKSAKYSLFDPCKEMAYIPLDEDTKVKGKAAIDVVCNPLGKSGGALIQQFMILSFGSLANSTPYLGMILLVIVTAWLAAAKSLEGQFNALRSEEELEKEMERASSVKIPVVSQDEGSLGESSSSSPEKSAPTNI, via the exons ATGGCAACCGTGATACAAACCAGAGGACTTCTCTCCTTACCCGCCAAACCCATCGGAGTGAGGAGCCTTCTCCAGCCATCCCACGGCTTAAAGCACAGACTTTTCGCCTCCAAACGGAGAAATCCACCTGCCTTGTCTCTATCCTCTAACGGCCACCAGAAATTTCAATCCTTGGAGCCAACCCTTCCCGGGATTTCCATTTCCCACAAGGCGAGAAGCACCGAGTTCATATGCAAGGCGGAGGCAGCGTCCGCCGGCGAAGGCGACACGGCGGCGATTTCAGCGTCGCCGAAGATCTTCGGCGTGGAGGTCACGACCTTGAAAAAGATAATACCTTTAGGGTTGATGTTCTTTTGCATTCTGTTCAACTACACAATCCTGAGGGACACGAAGGACGTCTTGGTGGTGACTGCGAAAGGGAGCTCAGCTGAGATTATACCTTTCTTGAAGACGTGGGTCAATCTCCCTATGGCCATTGGCTTCATGCTCCTCTACACCAAGCTCTCCAATGTTCTCTCCAAAAAGGCTCTCTTTTACACCGTTATCATCCCTTTCATCCTCTACTTTGGGGCCTTCGGTTTCGTCATGTACCCTCTCAGCAACTATATTCACCCCGAAGCTCTTGCTGATAAGCTCCTCGCCACTCTCGGCCCAAGGTTCATGGGTCCTCTTGCTATCCTGAGGATTTGGAGTTTCTGTTTGTTTTATGTCATGGCTGAGCTTTGGGGTAGTGTCGTCATTTCTGTTCTCTTCTGGGGCTTTGCTAATCAG ATAACAACTGTGGATGAAGCCAAGAAATTCTATCCTTTATTCGGACTTGGAGCCAACGTTGCGCTCATTTTCTCTGGAAGAACGGTGAAATACTTCTCTAACTTGAGAAAGAATCTTGGTCCTGGAGTTGACGGATGGGCAGTTTCACTGAAAGCCATGATGAGCATTGTGGTTGGGATGGGACTTGCCATCTGTTTCCTCTATTGGTGGGTTAATACATATGTTCCGCTTCCTGCCCGTAGCCAGAAGAAGAAG AACAAACCGAAGATGGGAACGATGGAGAGCTTGAAGTTCTTGGTGTCATCACCATACATAAGGGATCTTGCTACTTTAGTGGTGGCGTATGGTATTAGTATCAACCTTGTGGAAGTCACTTGGAAATCAAAGCTTAAAGCTGAG TTTCCTAGCCCGAACGAGTACTCAGCATTTATGGGGGACTTCTCAACCTGCACCGGTATTGCAACATTCACGATGATGCTTCTCAGCCAATACGTATTTGATAAATATGGCTGGGGAGTAGCAGCAAAGATCACCCCAACTGTTCTGCTATTGACTGGCGTTGCCTTCTTCTCCCTGATACTGTTTGGCGGCCCATTCGCACCACTTGTTGCCAAGCTTGGTATGACTCCGCTACTTGCAGCTGTCTATGTTGGTGCCCTTCAGAATATATTCAGCAAGAGTGCCAAGTACAGCTTGTTCGATCCCTGTAAAGAGATGGCCTATATCCCCTTGGATGAGGATACCAAG GTCAAAGGGAAAGCTGCGATTGACGTGGTATGCAACCCGTTGGGGAAATCAGGGGGTGCTCTGATACAGCAGTTCATGATCTTATCATTTGGATCACTAGCCAATTCAACGCCCTACCTAGGAATGATATTGTTGGTGATTGTCACTGCGTGGTTAGCTGCAGCTAAGTCGCTGGAGGGACAGTTCAACGCTTTGAGGTCTGAGGAAGAGCTGGAGAAGGAAATGGAGAGAGCTTCGTCGGTGAAGATCCCTGTTGTGTCTCAAGATGAAGGTTCCCTTGGAGAATCTTCAAGCAGTTCACCTGAGAAATCAGCTCCCACCAACATATAG
- the LOC106298784 gene encoding aspartate aminotransferase-like: MGSLEMLSRRTMGTDMPVMAQIRKLMAELTNPMSLAQGVVHWQPPQKALDKVKELVCDPKVSSYGPDEGIPELRQALQKKLREENKLTKSAVMVTAGANQAFVNLVLILSDPGDSVVMFQPYYFNAYMAFQMTGVTNIIVGPAHPQTLYPDADWLERTFSESKPTPKVVTVVNPGNPSGTYVPEPLLKRISKICKDAGCWLIVDNTYEYFMYDGLKHCCVEGDHIVNVFSFSKTYGMMGWRLGYIAYSENLKWFARELVKIQDNIPICASIISQRLAVYALEEGAGWITERVKGLVKNREIVKEALEPLGKENVKGGEAAIYLWAKLPEENGDDFKVVRWLAHRHGVVVIPGRASGSPGHVRVSFGGLKEEEMRAAAERLRKGLEELVHLGMV, translated from the exons ATGGGATCGTTGGAGATGCTTTCGAGGAGAACAATGGGCACAGATATGCCCGTCATGGCTCAG ATTAGGAAGTTAATGGCTGAGTTGACCAACCCCATGTCTCTTGCTCAG GGAGTGGTGCATTGGCAGCCTCCTCAAAAGGCTTTAGACAAGGTCAAGGAGCTTGTCTGTGATCCTAAGGTTAGCTCTTATGGACCAGATGAAGGTATTCCCGAGCTTAGGCAGGCTCTTCAGAAAAAGCTGCGTGAAGAAAATAAGCTAACTAAATCTGCAGTGATGGTTACCGCTGGTGCCAATCAG GCGTTTGTAAATCTTGTTCTTATACTAAGCGATCCCGGTGATTCAGTTGTCATGTTTCAGCCATACTACTTCAATGCCTACATGGCCTTCCAGATGACTGGAGTCACCAACATAATTGTTGGTCCTGCCCATCCACAGACTCTCTATCCAGACGCAG ACTGGTTAGAGAGGACATTCTCTGAGTCTAAACCGACCCCAAAGGTTGTAACTGTTGTGAATCCTGGTAACCCAAGCGGCACCTATGTCCCCGAACCGCTTCTTAAGAGGATTTCAAAGATATGCAAAGATGCAGGGTGTTGGCTGATTGTAGATAACACATACGA GTATTTCATGTATGACGGTTTAAAACATTGTTGCGTGGAGGGAGACCATATTGTTAACGTCTTCTCCTTCTCTAAAACCTATGGCATGATGGGTTGGAGGCTTGGATAT ATAGCTTACTCAGAGAACTTAAAATGGTTTGCGAGAGAGCTTGTGAAGATTCAAGACAACATCCCAATCTGTGCCTCAATAATATCTCAGCGCCTGGCTGTATACGCACTAGAGGAAGGTGCTGGGTGGATAACAGAACGGGTAAAAGGTCTGGTGAAAAACAGGGAGATTGTTAAAGAGGCCCTTGAGCCTCTGGGGAAGGAGAACGTTAAGGGAGGAGAAGCAGCGATTTACTTGTGGGCAAAGCTACCAGAGGAAAACGGAGATGATTTCAAGGTGGTGAGGTGGCTGGCTCACCGTCATGGAGTGGTGGTGATCCCCGGGCGTGCAAGCGGGAGCCCAGGGCATGTGCGGGTGTCGTTTGGAGGGTTGAAGGAGGAAGAAATGAGAGCAGCTGCAGAGAGGCTGAGGAAAGGATTAGAGGAGCTGGTTCACCTTGGAATGGTGTGA
- the LOC106300043 gene encoding molybdate transporter 2, with translation METTTTPLLPGRCGWLRRRLRLKNPLSSELSGAVGDLGTFIPIVLTLTLVSNLDLSATLIFTGFYNIATGLLFDIPMPVQPMKSIAAVAVSETPHLTPSQIAAAGASTAATLLLLGATGAMSFLYNIIPLPVVRGVQLSQGLQFAFTAIKYVRYDYDTATLKPSSSPRSWLGLDGLILALAALLFIILSTGSGTDRDCAGDGDFAESSSNETQSRHRRRLRFLSSIPSALIVFLVGLVLCFIRDPSIFKDLKFGPSKFKILKITWEDWKVGFVRAAIPQIPLSVLNSVIAVCKLSNDLFDKELSATTVSVSVGVMNLIGCWFGAMPVCHGAGGLAGQYRFGARSGLSVIFLGVGKLIVGLVFGNSFVRILSQFPIGILGVLLLFAGIELAMASKDMNTKEDSFIMLVCAAVSMTGSSAALGFGCGVVLYLLLKLRTLDSSSVALFSRSNDDSETASHVA, from the coding sequence ATGGAGACAACAACCACTCCTCTTCTCCCCGGCCGATGCGGGTGGCTCCGCCGTCGTCTCCGCCTCAAGAACCCTCTTTCCTCTGAACTCTCAGGTGCCGTCGGTGATCTTGGCACCTTCATCCCCATCGTCCTAACCCTGACACTAGTCTCGAATCTCGATCTCTCCGCCACTCTCATCTTCACAGGATTCTACAACATCGCCACAGGCCTCCTCTTCGACATCCCTATGCCCGTCCAGCCCATGAAATCCATCGCCGCCGTCGCCGTCTCCGAGACCCCGCATCTCACCCCTTCTCAGATCGCCGCCGCCGGAGCATCCACCGCCGCCACGCTCCTCCTCCTCGGCGCCACCGGAGCCATGTCTTTCCTATACAACATCATCCCTCTCCCGGTGGTACGAGGCGTCCAGCTTTCTCAGGGTCTTCAGTTCGCCTTCACCGCCATCAAATACGTCAGGTATGATTACGACACTGCCACTCTCAAGCCCTCCTCTTCTCCCCGCTCCTGGCTCGGCCTCGACGGCCTTATCTTGGCTCTTGCTGCTCTTCTCTTCATCATTTTGTCCACCGGCTCCGGCACCGACAGAGACTGCGCCGGAGATGGAGATTTCGCCGAGAGTTCCAGCAACGAAACGCAATCTCGCCACCGGAGGAGACTGCGTTTTCTCTCTTCGATTCCATCTGCGTTAATTGTCTTCCTTGTCGGGTTAGTGCTCTGTTTCATACGCGATCCTTCCATCTTCAAAGACCTTAAATTTGGTCCGTCAAAGTTCAAGATCCTGAAAATCACTTGGGAGGATTGGAAGGTCGGGTTTGTAAGGGCGGCGATTCCTCAGATTCCACTCTCTGTGCTTAACTCTGTGATCGCTGTCTGTAAATTATCCAATGACTTGTTCGACAAGGAACTATCAGCTACTACAGTCTCCGTAAGCGTTGGTGTGATGAACTTAATCGGGTGCTGGTTTGGCGCAATGCCGGTTTGTCACGGTGCTGGTGGTTTAGCTGGGCAGTATCGGTTCGGCGCAAGGAGTGGTTTGTCGGTTATCTTTCTGGGTGTAGGGAAACTGATTGTGGGTTTGGTGTTTGGGAACTCTTTTGTGAGGATTCTGAGCCAGTTTCCGATTGGAATACTGGGGGTTCTCTTGCTGTTCGCAGGGATCGAACTTGCCATGGCTTCCAAAGATATGAACACGAAAGAAGATTCGTTTATCATGCTGGTCTGCGCTGCCGTGTCAATGACAGGCTCAAGCGCAGCCCTAGGGTTTGGGTGTGGCGTTGTTCTTTACTTGCTACTGAAGCTAAGAACGCTAGACTCTTCCTCGGTTGCTCTGTTTTCCCGGTCAAATGATGATTCCGAAACAGCTTCTCATGTGGCCTAA